The genomic segment CATGTCTGTCTTCTTTTTTTTCAGAAAACCGTTATAATAAACATTGAACATAACTATAAAGAGAATGTTTCTCATTTACATGGTGTAGGGAAACGACAAGGAGAGAATCATGTCTATCAAAAAAGTTGGCGTAGTTGGCGCAGGAACAATGGGCCAGGGTATTGCTGAAATGTTGGCCTCTAATGGGCTGGACGTTCATTTAATCGAGATTTCGGAAGAACGATTGACATATGGCAGGCAAATGATCGAACTTAGCCTGGATAAACAAATCGAGAAATGGGCTTTGACACAGGCGGAGAAGAAGCTGATTATGAATCGTATTCATATGACATTGTCTTATAATGCACTGGCCGAATGCGAGCTTGTCATTGAGACGGTTACCGAGGACTTGGAAAGCAAGAAGGCTGTCATTAGCCAAATAGACGACATTTGCGGCGCTGATGTTATTTTGGCGAGCAATACGTCGACGCTCAGCTTGACGGAGCTGGCTAGTGCATCTGCACATCCGGAACGGGTGATTGGGCTTCATTTCATCTATCCGGTACTCAAAATCGATTTGGTGGAAATTGTTCGTGGCCTTAAAACGAGCGAGGATACCTTTACGAGCACGAAACATTTCGTTGAAGAAATTATTCATAAAAAAGGCGTCATGGTATTTGAATCTCCCGGATTCGTAACCTCCCGCCTTATTTGCTTGTTCATAAACGAAGCTCTGCACGTATTGGAGGAAGGCGTTGCTTCTGCGGAAGACATCGATAGCGCGATGCGTATCGGCTATTCCTTCCAGCACGGTCCTTTCGAGATGGCAGACCGCTTCGGCCTCGATTCGGTGCTTGCTGCACTGGACCGCATGTTCCGCGAATATGGCGAGCTCAAATACCGCCCTTCCATCGTCTTGAAAAAAATGGTGCGTGCTGGCCAACTGGGTGCGAAAACAGGCGTTGGCTTTTTCAAATATGACAAGGATGGGGATCGGATCTAATGAAAGTACTCGTTATTAATGCAGGAAGCTCTTCTCTAAAATATCAGCTTTATGACATGCGCGATGAATCGGTGCTGGCAAGCGGCCGAGTTGAACGGATCGGCATGGATTCCTCTATCGTAACGCATGAACCAGCAGACAAGCCGGAAGTGCGCGATGTGAGCGAAATTTTGGACCATGTGACGGCAGTTAAAAAGGTTATCGACATGCTGACTCATCCGGATCATGGCGCAGTTGCGACAATGGATGAAATTGAGGCGGTTGGACATCGCGTTGTGCATGGCGGGGAAGTATTCAACAGCTCTACGCTTGTTACACCGGAAGTTAAGCTTGAAATTCGCCGCTTGTTTGATCTTGCGCCGCTGCATAATCCAGCCCATATGATGGGGATTACGGCGGTTGAGGCGAATATGCCGGGCGTTCCACAGGCTGTTGTATTCGATACAGCGTTCCACCAGTCGATGCCGAATACCTCTTACCTATATCCGATCCCGCAGGTACTCTACCGTCGCCACAAGGTACGCCGCTACGGCTTCCACGGCACATCGCACCAATATGTGAGCCAACAAGGCGCAGAGCTGCTTGGAAAGCCGCTGGAGTCGCTTAAAATGGTTACAGCGCATATTGGCAACGGCGCAAGCTGCACGGCGATTTTGGATGGCAAATCGTTTGATACGAGCATGGGCATGACCCCGCTTGAAGGTTTAATGATGGGTACGCGCAGCGGCGACCTTGACCCGGCGATCGTTCCTTTCGTCATGAATAAAGAAGAGCTGACGCTTAGCGAAGTTAATTCCATGCTGAATAAGCATAGCGGCATGCTGGCGATTTCAGGCATCAGCAGCGACATGCGCGAAGTAACGGAAGCGATGGAGGAAGGCGACCGCAATGCGAAGCTAGCTTTTGATATGTACACGTATCGCGTTCGCAAATATATTGGTGCTTACGCAGCTGCGATGAACGGCATTGACGTCCTGCTGTTTACAGCAGGCGTTGGCGAAAACTCTTCGGCGCTTCGCAAAGCGGTATGCGACGGCATCACTTTCCTTGGCATTGAGCTGGATGAAGAGAAAAATGCAACGCGCAGCAAGGAAGCGCGGGTTATTTCGACAGAGGCTTCGCGCGTGAAGGTGCTGGTTGTTCCTACGAATGAAGAGCTCTTGATCGCTCGCGATACGTATACACTGGTACAAGCACAGGCTGCTGGAGAAACAAGCGTTTAAAGAAAGCAGGTTTAACGGAAAGGCGGGCAAGCAGTGAGCAATGATGACATCTGGAAAGCTTACTCGCGCGGTATGGCGGCTGTAATGGAGGAGGGCGGAGTGCATATTTACGCCGTGCTGCTACGTTCTTATCGGCAGCTTGGGCTGACGGATAGCGAGCTGCTGCTGCTGCTGCAGCTCAAGGCATTTCGGGAAACGGAGGAAAATGGTTTCCCGACGCCAGACGAGCTGGCGGAGCGTATGGGCGCAAGCGAGCGCAGCATTGTAGAGCAGCTTGGGAAGCTTATGAAAGAAGGCTTCCTAGCGATAGATGAGCACTTGGACTCCCAAACAGGCATCCAATCCGAGCAGTATAACTGGAGCGGCTGGCTGCTAAAGGCAGCGGAATGGGCAGCTCTGGAAAAACGCGAGTCGAAAAAAGCGGAGAAAGCGCAGCGCCAGCCGGTGCAGCGCGTTGCAAATCCGGTGAATCTGTTTAATATTTTTGAACAGGAGTTTGGCCGGCTGCTATCCCCCATTGAATGCGAGACCATTAGCGGGTGGATGGACGAGGATAAATATGCGGAAGAGCTTATTCGCTTCGCCCTTAAGGAAGCGGTATTTGCCGGGAAGCTAAGCTTCCGCTACATTGACCGCATCTTAATCGAGTGGAGCCGCAATCGTGTAACGAACGAGGATGAAGCTCGTGCCCATGCGCAGCGTTTTCGCGGCGGCAGGGGATAAGCGCAGGGAGCGGCTGTTTATTTATGCAAGTGAAGTGAATCCATAGATCAATACGTATTTCGGTTTGAAAATAGCCACGGCCGTCATCCTTTACAGGGTGGCGGTCGTTTTTTTTAGGCTTATTAGTTGTTGGCTAATTATGAACCATCAGGTTTTCAGCTGCTGTATGTACGAGAGGTAGGAACTACGCTAGTGAAAAGCGAATTTAAGGAATAACATGATTATAGGAGATGAGCAATGTATGCAGCTTACAAACAAAATTGGAGTAATTGTCGATAGCTTTGGCGTCGGCGTAAGCGAAGGCTTGCGACGGGCAAAGGACGTTGGAGCGGAGGGTGTGCAAATATATGCTGTGGATGGAGAAATGGACCCTGCTGTACTGACAGGAGTCAAACGCAAGCAGCTCAAGGACGAAATTGCCCAGCTAGGGCTTGAAATATCGGCGTTATGCGGCGATTTAGGTGGACATGGTTTTCAGGACAAAAGGGCCAATCCGTTAAAAATCGAAAAATCCAAACGCATTCTGGATTTAGCGGTTGAGCTAGGGACAAACATTGTCACGACCCATATTGGCATCGTACCGGACGATCCGAATAGCGAAGTGTATGCGTCCATGCAGCAGGCGTGCGAGGAGCTGGCGAATTATGCAACTAGCCAACAGGCGTATTTTGCGATTGAGACGGGGCCGGAAACAGCGGCGCATCTGAAGGCATTCCTGGATACGCTAGGCTCGCGGGGCGTCTCGGTTAATTTTGATCCGGCGAATATGGTCATGGTTACTGGAGATGATCCTGTGAATGGGCTGTACCTCCTAAGGGATTATGTTGTGCATACGCATGTGAAGGATGGCGTCCGCCACCGTGTTGTGGACCCCCGGCAAGTATATGGAGCGCTAGGCTATGAAAAAATGGACCATGGGCAAATTGCGCAAATGGTGACCGAAGGCCCGGACTTTTCAGAGCTGCCCCTTGGCGAGGGCCGCGTAAATTTTGATGCTTATTTTAAGATGATTCAGTCGATCGGGTATCAGGGCTATTTGACGATTGAGCGCGAGGTTGGTACGCAGCCTGAGGAGGATATTCGCAAAGCTGTCGAGTTTATTAAACGATACCGCTAACGAGATGCAAATAAGCCTGATGACACGCAGGCCACCAACTATTCTTCATCATCAAACCTGTCTCTCCAGTTGTGAGAAAAAAATAAAGTCATAGACTGAAGTATTTGATCTGATGCGGTTTTCGTCTTAGAAAATCGTCAGCCCTTGAAAAATCAGTTTTAGATTGAGCTATTAATAGAGTCAACGAAGAGAATCGAACCAGAAAATAAAGTATTAGAATATAGGCATGAGCTTGGGTTACGCCGCAGTTCCAATCTACAACTTTATTTTCCGATTTTAATACCTTTTTTCTTTTGACAACAGATGATTTAATTTATATTCATTAAGCTTTATCCATTTTTATGGCGACTTTATGATTGAGTACATCGGAAAGTGATTCAGTCGACCCAATATCC from the Paenibacillus sp. BIHB 4019 genome contains:
- a CDS encoding DnaD domain protein; this translates as MSNDDIWKAYSRGMAAVMEEGGVHIYAVLLRSYRQLGLTDSELLLLLQLKAFRETEENGFPTPDELAERMGASERSIVEQLGKLMKEGFLAIDEHLDSQTGIQSEQYNWSGWLLKAAEWAALEKRESKKAEKAQRQPVQRVANPVNLFNIFEQEFGRLLSPIECETISGWMDEDKYAEELIRFALKEAVFAGKLSFRYIDRILIEWSRNRVTNEDEARAHAQRFRGGRG
- a CDS encoding sugar phosphate isomerase/epimerase family protein, translating into MQLTNKIGVIVDSFGVGVSEGLRRAKDVGAEGVQIYAVDGEMDPAVLTGVKRKQLKDEIAQLGLEISALCGDLGGHGFQDKRANPLKIEKSKRILDLAVELGTNIVTTHIGIVPDDPNSEVYASMQQACEELANYATSQQAYFAIETGPETAAHLKAFLDTLGSRGVSVNFDPANMVMVTGDDPVNGLYLLRDYVVHTHVKDGVRHRVVDPRQVYGALGYEKMDHGQIAQMVTEGPDFSELPLGEGRVNFDAYFKMIQSIGYQGYLTIEREVGTQPEEDIRKAVEFIKRYR
- a CDS encoding acetate kinase → MKVLVINAGSSSLKYQLYDMRDESVLASGRVERIGMDSSIVTHEPADKPEVRDVSEILDHVTAVKKVIDMLTHPDHGAVATMDEIEAVGHRVVHGGEVFNSSTLVTPEVKLEIRRLFDLAPLHNPAHMMGITAVEANMPGVPQAVVFDTAFHQSMPNTSYLYPIPQVLYRRHKVRRYGFHGTSHQYVSQQGAELLGKPLESLKMVTAHIGNGASCTAILDGKSFDTSMGMTPLEGLMMGTRSGDLDPAIVPFVMNKEELTLSEVNSMLNKHSGMLAISGISSDMREVTEAMEEGDRNAKLAFDMYTYRVRKYIGAYAAAMNGIDVLLFTAGVGENSSALRKAVCDGITFLGIELDEEKNATRSKEARVISTEASRVKVLVVPTNEELLIARDTYTLVQAQAAGETSV
- a CDS encoding 3-hydroxyacyl-CoA dehydrogenase NAD-binding domain-containing protein, whose amino-acid sequence is MSIKKVGVVGAGTMGQGIAEMLASNGLDVHLIEISEERLTYGRQMIELSLDKQIEKWALTQAEKKLIMNRIHMTLSYNALAECELVIETVTEDLESKKAVISQIDDICGADVILASNTSTLSLTELASASAHPERVIGLHFIYPVLKIDLVEIVRGLKTSEDTFTSTKHFVEEIIHKKGVMVFESPGFVTSRLICLFINEALHVLEEGVASAEDIDSAMRIGYSFQHGPFEMADRFGLDSVLAALDRMFREYGELKYRPSIVLKKMVRAGQLGAKTGVGFFKYDKDGDRI